A stretch of Solea senegalensis isolate Sse05_10M linkage group LG10, IFAPA_SoseM_1, whole genome shotgun sequence DNA encodes these proteins:
- the LOC122775747 gene encoding anaphase-promoting complex subunit 13, producing MDSEIQRDGRVLDLTDDAWREDKLPYEDVTIPLSELPEAEQDNGGSTESVKEQEMKWTDLALQSLHENTPSIGS from the exons ATGGACAGCGAAATCCAAAGAGACGGAAGAGTCCTGGACCTCACTGACGACGCCTGGAGGGAAGACAAGCTGCCGTATGAAGATGTCACCATCCCCCTG AGTGAACTGCCAGAGGCTGAGCAGGACAATGGAGGATCCACAGAGTCTGTGAAAGAACAGGAGATGAAGTGGACAGACCTCGCCCTGCAGAGCCTTCATGAAAACACACCCAGCATTGGAAGCTGA
- the LOC122775748 gene encoding lathosterol oxidase-like has translation MTKHFAMDHVLSIADHYVFTPYVYPASWPEDEALRQIISLWVLTTLGAELIYLGFGALSFYCVFDHTLMKHPQFLKNQVRQEIQLGVAAIFWMSFPTVALFFCEVRGFSKLYDNFSESSLGWPGVFLSVAGFLFFTDMCIYWIHRCMHHRSIYKQLHKQHHVFKIPTPFASHAFHPIDGFLQSLPYHVYPFIFPLHKVVYLSLFVFVNIWTISIHDGDYRIPGCLISVINGAPHHVDHHLYFYYNYGQYFTLWDRLGGSYRHPSALVGKGPHDHVRKLMAKSAKTE, from the exons ATGACAAAAc ATTTTGCCATGGATCATGTGCTGAGCATAGCCGACCATTACGTCTTCACGCCGTACGTTTATCCGGCCTCGTGGCCCGAGGATGAAGCTCTGCGTCAGATCATCAGCCTGTGGGTGTTGACCACCCTGGGAGCAGAGCTGATTTACCTGGGCTTTGGTGCTCTGAGCTTCTATTGTGTGTTCGATCATACGCTGATGAAACATCCACAGTTTCTTAAG AACCAGGTCAGACAAGAAATCCAATTAGGAGTTGCCGCCATCTTCTGGATGAGCTTCCCCACAGTAGCCCTTTTCTTCTGCGAGGTCAGGGGATTCAGCAAACTTTACGACAACTTCAGTGAATCCTCGCTGG GCTGGCCTGGAGTCTTCCTGAGCGTTGCTGGATTCTTGTTCTTCACTGATATGTGCATCTACTGGATTCACCGGTGCATGCACCATAGGAGCATTTACAAG CAATTACATAAGCAGCACCACGTATTCAAGATCCCTACGCCATTTGCCAGCCATGCCTTCCACCCAATAGATGGCTTCCTGCAGAGCTTACCCTACCACGTCTACCCTTTCATCTTCCCACTCCACAAG GTCGTCTACctctcactctttgtttttgtcaacatttgGACAATTTCCATACATGACGGAGACTACCGTATCCCGGGCTGCCTGATAAGTGTAATTAACGGTGCTCCTCACCATGTAGACCATCACCTCTACTTCTACTACAACTATGGACAATACTTCACACTCTGGGATCGCCTAGGGGGCTCATACCGACACCCCTCAGCCCTTGTCGGGAAGGGGCCACATGACCATGTCCGGAAGCTCATGGCCAAGTCTGCAAAGACAGAGTGA